In a genomic window of Quercus lobata isolate SW786 chromosome 4, ValleyOak3.0 Primary Assembly, whole genome shotgun sequence:
- the LOC115983711 gene encoding putative disease resistance RPP13-like protein 1, translated as MAGALVGGAVLSAFLQVAFDRAASREVLDYLNGRKLIDRLVQKLKIELMSAGAVLNDAEEKQITDPAVKKWLDELKDAVYVADDLLDEIAYEALRCKLEDESTTTSKVMGFLSTFVNSFDKRIQSELENIIEQLESITKQKDVLRLEKVAAAELPSRPLTTSCPEEYGVFGRDKDLEAIFDKFQSDDVSVNGICVVPIVGMGGLGKTTLARLIYNDKRVKKSFDLKAWVCVSEKYDNFRIAKTIFEEVTSSACDIQTMNLLQNKIREKFMEKKVFLVLDDVWNENYDDWVELLKVFRCEAQEIKIIVTTRSEKVALKVGTISAYILNELSIQECWSLFEKHAFKNGSSSEFPFLEEIGRQIVQKCKGLPLAAKALGGLLRFEEDPRKWTEVLKSSIWDLPIENNGILPALRLSYHCLPPHLKRCFAYCSILPKDYEFKKEELVLLWMAEDLLQQFEGNGRMEKIGEQYFHDLVSRSFFQRSSNKNPSFVMHDLVNDLAMFIAGEFCFKLEIDESCVITRKTRHLSYVRTEYDSSKKFKVSYKAKDLRTFLGLDLSSHRWVRNRISMMMIDDLLLTSKCLRVLSFSSYKNMRELPNSIGNLKHLRYLNLSYTSIKRLPDSLCNLYKLQTLLLLKCESLIELPSKMWRLVNLRHLDLVGTKLKEMPLHMGKLRNLVKLTTFVVGKHSASSIKELGELHLLSGALSILNLQNVHHARDAREVNLKDKSYLSKLVFQCGFDNENSEKERHVLEQLCPHSKLESLTIEDYGGTKFPNWLEDCSFSNMVSICLANCKYCSSLPSLGHLPVLNKLYIQGFHFVLRVDREFYGDGSSTIKPFKSLEVLSFEDMPEWQEWFLFEGEHEDGVGVFSTLKELCIIECPKLSGGLPSQLPSLIKLHIAECQQLASVPRAPTLDTLKLRDCDKVVLKEIPPKLDDLFIRGGRIFLLSFAELMTCVAVPGSGIPTTLKSLEIEGTFQITTGHYYPSLESLVIRDDSDSLWSFPLESYPKLKSLIVSESKNLESLFVSEESYRDLSSLTDLCIYSSPNFVSLFSGGICAPNLISISINNCNKLKSLPENMRILFPSLQYLYVRECPKLESFPEGGLPLNLVSLEVSYCDKLFSRGLQDLHSLREICIDDDNCKEVESFPEEALLPPTLTNINISSFPKLKSLKGFQHLTSLKNLGITECNNLQYLPEEGFPTTLSSLIIEDCHLLKQRCEREKGEEWPKIAHIPNIVIDDELIE; from the coding sequence ATGGCTGGTGCCTTGGTGGGTGGAGCTGTTCTCTCAGCATTTCTTCAGGTGGCGTTTGACCGAGCGGCTTCTCGCGAGGTCCTAGACTATCTCAACGGAAGGAAACTGATTGATCGTTTGGTGCAAAAGCTGAAGATAGAGCTGATGTCTGCTGGTGCTGTGCTCAATGATGCGGAGGAGAAGCAAATTACAGACCCAGCTGTGAAAAAGTGGCTGGATGAGCTCAAAGATGCTGTTTATGTTGCAGATGACCTACTCGATGAGATTGCCTACGAAGCTTTGCGATGCAAGTTAGAAGATGAATCCACTACTACTAGTAAGGTAATGGGTTTTCTCTCTACTTTTGTTAATTCTTTTGACAAAAGGATACAATCCGAACTAGAAAACATTATAGAACAACTAGAATCtattacaaaacaaaaggaTGTCCTCCGCTTAGAAAAGGTTGCTGCTGCTGAACTACCATCACGACCATTGACGACTTCTTGCCCTGAAGAATATGGTGTGTTTGGTAGAGACAAGGATTTGGAGGCGATATTTGATAAGTTCCAATCAGATGATGTGAGTGTTAATGGTATATGTGTTGTTCCCATAGTAGGTATGGGTGGGCTTGGTAAAACAACTCTTGCTCGACTTATATATAATGACAAAAGAGTTAAGAAGAGTTTTGATCTCAAAGCTTGGGTATGCGTTTcagaaaaatatgataattttaGGATAgcaaaaactatttttgaaGAGGTCACTTCATCTGCTTGTGACATTCAAACCATGAATTTGCTTCAAAATAAGATTAGAGAGAAATTCATGGAGAAGAAAGTTTTCCTAGTTTTAGACGATGTTTGGAATGAGAACTATGATGATTGGGTTGAGTTACTTAAAGTTTTTAGATGTGAGGCACAAGAGATTAAGATTATTGTTACGACACGCAGTGAAAAAGTAGCATTAAAAGTAGGCACAATTTCAgcttatattttaaatgaattgtcAATTCAAGAATGTTGGTCATTATTTGAAaaacatgcatttaaaaatGGAAGCTCTAGTGAATTTCCCTTTCTTGAGGAAATTGGTAGACAAATTGTCCAAAAGTGTAAAGGCTTGCCTTTAGCTGCAAAAGCACTTGGGGGTTTGCTGCGATTTGAAGAAGATCCAAGAAAGTGGACAGAGGTTTTGAAGAGTAGTATATGGGATTTACCAATAGAAAACAATGGTATTCTTCCAGCTCTAAGATTGAGCTACCACTGCCTCCCACCACATTTGAAGCGTTGTTTTGCATATTGCTCAATCCTTCCGAAGGATTATGAATTTAAAAAGGAGGAATTAGTCCTACTGTGGATGGCTGAAGATTTACTACAACAATTTGAAGGAAATGGAAGGATGGAAAAAATAGGTGAACAATACTTTCATGATCTAGTATCTAGATCGTTCTTTCAACGGTCAAGTAACAAAAATCCAAGTTTTGTAATGCATGACCTAGTCAATGACTTGGCAATGTTTATAGCTGGAGAATTTTGTTTCAAGCTGGAGATTGATGAGTCTTGTGTAATCACAAGAAAGACTCGCCATTTGTCATATGTTAGAACTGAATATGATTCCTCTAAGAAATTTAAGGTGTCTTACAAGGCCAAGGATTTGCGAACCTTCCTTGGATTAGATTTGTCATCGCATCGATGGGTTCGTAATAGGATATCAATGATGATGATAGATGATTTGTTGTTGACATCTAAGTGCTTAAGAGTTCTTTCATTTTCTAGCTATAAAAACATGAGGGAGTTACCTAATTCTATTGGCAATTTGAAACATCTACGTTATTTAAATCTTAGTTACACTTCAATCAAACGGTTACCAGATTCTCTATGTAATTTGTATAAATTGCAAACCTTGTTATTGTTGAAATGTGAGTCCCTTATCGAGCTGCCTAGTAAGATGTGGAGATTAGTCAACTTGCGCCACTTGGATTTAGTTGGTACAAAATTGAAAGAGATGCCGTTGCATATGGGCAAATTGAGAAATCTTGTgaaattaactacttttgtTGTGGGCAAACATTCTGCGTCTAGTATTAAGGAGTTAGGGGAGCTCCATCTTCTTTCTGGAGCATTGTCTATTTTAAACTTGCAAAACGTTCATCATGCTAGAGATGCTAGGGAGGTTAATTTGAAGGATAAGTCGTACTTATCTAAGTTGGTGTTTCAATGTGGCTTTGACAATGAAAATTCAGAAAAGGAAAGACATGTTCTTGAGCAATTGTGTCCTCATTCGAAATTGGAGTCTCTCACCATTGAAGATTACGGGGgtacaaaatttccaaattggTTAGAAGATTGTTCTTTCTCGAATATGGTGTCTATATGCCTTGCCAATTGTAAGTATTGCTCATCCCTGCCTTCACTTGGGCACCTACCTGTCCTCAATAAACTCTATATTCAAGGTTTTCATTTTGTATTGCGTGTGGATCGTGAGTTCTATGGGGATGGTTCTTCTACAATTAAGCCTTTTAAATCCCTTGAAGTATTGAGCTTTGAAGACATGCCAGAGTGGCAGGAATGGTTTTTATTTGAAGGTGAACATGAAGATGGGGTTGGAGTTTTCTCTACTCTCAAAGAGCTTTGCATAATTGAATGTCCCAAGCTAAGTGGTGGTCTACCCAGTCAGCTTCCCTCTTTAATCAAACTTCATATTGCAGAATGTCAGCAACTTGCTTCAGTTCCTAGAGCTCCAACTCTCGATACATTGAAATTAAGAGATTGTGATAAGGTTGTGTTGAAGGAAATACCACCCAAGTTGGATGACCTCTTTATTAGAGGAGGTCGCATCTTCTTGCTGTCGTTTGCGGAGCTTATGACGTGTGTCGCTGTCCCAGGAAGTGGCATACCCACTACATTAAAATCACTTGAAATCGAAGGAACATTTCAGATCACAACGGGCCATTACTATCCTTCTCTTGAAAGTCTGGTAATAAGGGATGACTCTGACTCACTCTGGTCTTTTCCCTTAGAGTCGTACCCAAAACTCAAATCTCTCATAGTGTCCGAAAGTAAAAATCTTGAATCTCTTTTCGTATCAGAGGAATCTTACCGTGATCTTAGTTCTCTCACTGATTTGTGTATTTACTCATCCCCTAATTTTGTATCACTTTTTAGTGGAGGTATCTGCGCCCCTAATTTGATATCGATTTCGATCAACAATTGCAATAAGTTAAAGTCATTGCCTGAAAATATGCGCATCCTATTCCCATCCCTTCAGTATTTGTATGTCCGTGAGTGTCCAAAACTGGAATCATTTCCTGAGGGAGGTTTGCCCTTAAATTTAGTATCACTTGAAGTCTCTTACTGCGACAAACTATTTTCCCGGGGATTGCAGGATCTACACTCCCTCAGAGAGATCTGTATCGACGACGATAATTGCAAAGAAGTGGAGTCCTTTCCGGAGGAAGCGTTGCTGCCTCCCACTCTCACAAATATCAATATTTCATCTTTTCCAAAGCTGAAATCACTCAAGGGTTTTCAACATCTCACCTCTCTAAAAAATTTGGGTATTACTGAATGCAATAACCTCCAGTACTTACCAGAAGAGGGCTTTCCCACCACTCTTTCTTCTCTAATTATTGAAGATTGCCATCTTCTAAAACAAcggtgtgagagagagaaaggggaagAATGGCCAAAAATTGCGCACATCCCCAACATAGTGATTGACGATGAATTGATCGAATGA